Part of the Triticum urartu cultivar G1812 chromosome 2, Tu2.1, whole genome shotgun sequence genome, TGCGCTCGGCTCGAACACGGAGAGCGTCGGTCATGGAGATGGTGGAGCAAGAACAGGAGCGAAGCGGAAGAACTttggcacacccctacctggtgcgccaaatgtcggaatTGGGGCTCCGGGGACCCAAGAAAGGTTTAAACTCTGTGGTGTGCGTGGGGAAACTCGCCAAGCCCTGCCCAGCTCCACACTACCTCACGACGATGCTCCGGGGTGCTCGAGCGAGGGGAAAGACAAACTACGAACATGAcagtttatccaggttcgggctaCCTAGCGGTGTAAaatcctactcctgctttgtgggtGGATTGGCTCGTGAGGGAGAGTGAGTATGGGGGTACAAGGGAAAGTGCGAGGCTTCCCAAGGATCTGGTCTGATCCCTCTCTATTGTGGCGCCTTGTCTCTACTTATAccggccttggtcctcttcccgcGAAAACACAAGGCGGGAAGGGTTGCCACAACAGCCAAATTCGAAGGGGAATAGgagtacaacttatcctgactaaaggtgtTCTTTGCCTGCTAAAGCTCCCTGCCATGACGCGCCGGTGGGCTTGGTGATGACATCCGTCCTGACGAGCCAGTCGTCCTGGTCTTCTTGCACCAAAGTGGCAACCTTTGGGGATTGCTTCGGGAACGGGTGCGCTGCCCTTGCTCCCTTAGCACGGATGAGGAATGCCTCCTCATCTGCGCCTACTGGCGCCCTTCTGGTTCCGCTCGTCACTGAGCGTGTCACCCACTTGAGGACACAGGGCCGCGCAACTCCGTTGCCTGATCATTGCTCTGCACGCCTCCCCAAGTGGCCTCGGGAGGCCGCCTCACGAGGCTCCTGACGACACATGATGACGCGCGCCTCGCGAGGCGAAGTCCTCACGAGGCGAGGTCCTCGCGAGGGCCTTGCCCATGAAGCCCTGGCGGTGGGCCATCTTGGGCCTTCTGTTGGCTCCGCGCCATGGGCTATAGGCAGACGGACCTGGGTACCCCTAGTACCACGGGCCCGCCCTCGTTGTGGGGTCGGAACGAAGGCCGTGCTACGGGAGGGCCGACACGGACTAGGGAGAATATATGAGAGGAAAGGGACATGTCCGGCTAGGTTGGGGCGATTTTATGGAATTTGGGGTGGGTCCCACCTATTAGATCCGACGCGACGAATGTGTCTGAGCCTGTCCGGGCCTCCCCTATCGGAAGTGAGGGGTGTCGATCAGCCCATACACATAGGATCGGTTTATGGGAGCTAACTGGGTCGCAATTTCTTGACCGGTTAGTGTCCGAGCTGTCTGCtcggatatatatatatagggccAATATAAGAGGTGGCATTGATGAGATGACAAAAATTGCATCTGAATATACAAGCTTGGATAAAAATAGGAATTTCACTAACCTATCATAGATAAAAGGGTTTTTATTATTTATGGCACTAGTTGTGTCCGACTACTCAGTTTTGCTACTAGAAATGTTAactgctcaaaaatgcaattGGTCCGTTAGacgcttcctcaaaattgccatCATACACCATTATTATCAGCTCAAAGTCCGTTAACCATGTTATAATGACCAAAATACCCATGGAACAACATGACAGCTCTCCATCTATCTCACTACGATAAAGTGTGGGTCCCACTTGATCCCAATAATGTTCTTATTTTTCTCTAAAACTATTTGCTTGCTTACTCCTCATAAGTGGGGCTCACACTTACCATAATGAGATAGAGAAAgctgacatgtgggtctaggAATATTTTGCCATATAACATGGTCAATAGGTTAGAGCTGAAAAATAACGGTGTCTGATGGTAGTTTTGAGGAAACATCTAATGGAACGATGGCATTTTTAGGTATCTGTTGGCAGTTTTTAGCAAGCATCTCACAGAATAATAAGATTTTTGAGTAGTCATTACTTCTGATGGTAAAAGTGAGTAGTGGAATACAATTAGTGGCATAAACGATAAGAAAAACCTAGATAAAAAAAGAGTGAGCCCATCtcaaaaagagagagagagaaaaaaggaaAGTGAAACAATGCTTCGTGGGCCACTCCATTCCGGCTAGAATCTATACCTAATAATAAAGGGTCTATTGCTTGTGGCAGTACGTCACACGAATTGCCTCCAAATTTGCTAAATATTACCCATCGATGCCACTTATAAGTGACAAAAAACGATTCACACAGAGGAATCCCCAGCCTGGGCCGACCCATGTAGAGACCGCCTATATTGCACGCTGTGTGTTGGGAGAAGACGTAGCGTGCCCGTTTGGGCCGACACATGTGCGGGCGGCCTGTTTTTAAATTTTGTTTGTTTCTTTTCATTTTTTATCCTTTAAATAATTTGTAATTCAAAAAAGGTCCGAAATTTTTTAAAAGATGGAATTTTTAAATAAAATGTTTAATAAATCATAAAATTTGGTGGGTTCAAAAAAGGTTCCTATTTTTTTTAAATGTGCACATATTAAAAAAAATACAATTTTGAAAACAAATGTTTGGGACATCAAAAAATGCTCATGATTTTTTTAAAGTTtgtgtattaaaaaatgttaatgaaATTCAATAAAATTTAACAAATTCAGAAAAAATGTCCATTAATGGAAAAATAGTCTAAAAATCCAAAATTTTCGTGATTTATAAAACATTTTACCCATTCATAAAATGTTTGCTGATTCATACAATgatcatgcatttcaaaaaatgttcgttaaatcaaaaaaatgttcatgaaattCAAAACTGGTTCCACCAAATTCCAAAAAATGTCCGTCGATTCTAGAAATGTTCTCCGATACAAgaaaattatttaaaaaaatattcaCAATTGTAAGAAAATATTTGCAAATAGTATAAAATGTTCATGAGTTCAAAATATGTTCTtgatttttgatttttttttgtaAATTTGTAAAAAATTTCAcgaatttaaaaaatgttcatgatgtcAAATATGTGCATGATttttaaataaatgttcactgttccaaattcttttcatgatttcaaaaaattGGAAGTGATAATGTATATCGATGATGTAGCAAAATGTGATCATGACCATTGAATATTATGATTTTTTTTCGATTGCAACCActattcaaaaaaaattcaattcAACGATTTATCGTACAAAGATTCAAAAGCAAATAATAACGGTAAGAATTATGTTCCATGTTATTTTTGTGTTGAATATATCATATCTTAATGTCGGGAATTTAGGATTTGCCAGAAAATGACCAATTATTAGTCGACAGATAAAATCAATTAATCCATATCTTTAATCTGCAGCCAAACAAAACGCTAACGATATCCTCAACATtggttgcaacgcacgggctttTGCTGGTCATACCAAACCCTCCCGTCACCACCATGGCCgagggcgccgcccccctcctccccacCGCTGGCTACGACGGCGAGGACCGATTCAGCGCCCTCCCGGACGACCTCCTCCGGGCCATCATCTCCTCCGGCCTCCCCGTCACGGACGCCGCCCGAACCACCGCCCTCGCCCGCCGCTGGCGCCACATCTGGCACTCCACACCGCTCGTCCTCGACGATGTCGAACTGCACGGGTCCGCCCGTGACGCGATAGTCTCCCGGGTCCTTGCCGACCACCCGGGTCCCTTCCGCGCCGTCCGCCTAGCCGGATGCAGGTTCGCCTCCCTGGACCATAACCTCGCCGAGTGGCCGCGCCTCCTCGTCACCAAGGGCATTCAGCTGCTCGCCCTCGTCAACATGCACATCCAGCCTCAGCGTACCTCCCCGCGCCTCCCCGCTGAAATCCTCCGCTGCGACTCGCTCCAGCGCCTCTTGCTGGGCTTCTGGACGTTCCCCTCCGACGTCTCCCACGTAGCCGATGTCTTTCTTCCTCACCTCCACAATCTCAATATGTTAAGGATTGACATGAGCGATCATGACCTGGAGTGCTTGGTTGCTGCCAGCCCCGTTCTGAAGACCCTTTTGCTCGCCCAAAACAAGCCCAAGCATGTGCGTCTCCGCAGCCAAAGCCTCAATTGCGTGGTCGTTGGAGGATCCCCGGTGAAGGAGGTCGTGATGGAAACGCCGCTCTTGGATCGCCTTATCCTGGTGGAACCGCCTCCTAGTGCTGTTGGAGGTGCTGGTATGAGGGTCAAGATTACCTGTGCACCCAACCTGCGGGTGTTTGGCTACCTGGAGCCGAGAGCTCACAAGCTGCAGATCGGCGATGATGTCATCGAGGTACGGTTACCTCTCCATCTCTATCTCAACATGATTTTTTTTTTAAATGGTCAAAGGGTGTTGCATATGTTCATAAATCTTGTCAGGGCGTACAAGAGGATAGGTGATCTATCTCAAGCATGAAATTATTTAGGATTTTAGAAAATCATTACATCCACTGAGATCCATCCACCAGGGTCTTCTCTACGGTTATAAAACAGTTAATGAGTTATGATATTTATATTTCTTTTGGTGCAAATTATTCCATCCATCCATCAAGTACACTGTGGTTCATATGTGTGAGTATGATGTGTATCTGTCAGTCTGTCTATCCATCAAGAACTGTTAATGAGTATAATACTTATTTTTCCATCAGTCAAGAACAGTTAATCAGTATGATGTGTATCTGTCTTGGTGCACCGCATTGCAGCCAAACATAATGGTGAGCCCAAGAACTGTGCTTCCAGGCGTCAAGATATTGGCCTTGAAGGTGAATTTTGGTGTTTTCGAGGAGGTCAACATGCTTGCCAGCTTCCTTAGATGCTTTCCCAATGTTGACATGCTTCACATCGAGGTTTCTCCCAATTCTTTTCAGTTAGTTGATCATTTGGCGATGTTATAATCAATTACTAGCAGCATGATCCATATATGTAACTGAACTGTTTACGCACTGGCATAAATTTGCAGTCTCTCCTGCACGATCCATCCGTACCTGGCTATGAACCCACTGGGGAGCACCATGCCAAGTTCTGGCTGGAGGCCAGTCCGATCAAATGCTTGCGATCACATGTCAAAAGGATGGTTATCCACAAATATCAAGGGCATCAAAACGAATTTGAATTCCTCAAGTTCATCTCCAAGGATGCGCTGGAGCTGCAGTCTTTGGTGCTTGTGCCACCTAAAGAACAAAATTCCTTGCCGAACGAGGTGAATGAGATGATAGACAGACTGGGGTGTCCACGGTTTCGAGCATGGGCCTCTAAAGTGTTGCTGGTGTTGACTAAAGTAGACATTGGTTTTATTTTGCAGAAATCATCCGACCTTACGGTCAACGACCCTTTTCGCTGCTCGATGCATGGCTAATTTGTTTgatgtatgtatatatgtatgcAAGATCAATCCAAGCCTCTTGGGGAATCATTGACTGCTGTAGTGAGATCACAATGTTAAAGTTTGGAGGCATGCTATCTCTTCGGTTAAACCAGGTCTCAACTAGGAGTACCAAGAGTACATGCTAGTATCTAAGCTGGCAGAAGTACTGAAAAGACCAGCGTTATCTTATCATGTTATCTAACGTAATGCATTACTAGTGATGAATCAACTACTATGTGGTTCTGAAATCTGAATATGGCATGCATGCTTTATAGCCATTTTTCTTTGCTATGCTCTGGTTTTGTAGCGTGCCACCTCTGT contains:
- the LOC125536427 gene encoding putative F-box/FBD/LRR-repeat protein At3g49480 isoform X2, with amino-acid sequence MAEGAAPLLPTAGYDGEDRFSALPDDLLRAIISSGLPVTDAARTTALARRWRHIWHSTPLVLDDVELHGSARDAIVSRVLADHPGPFRAVRLAGCRFASLDHNLAEWPRLLVTKGIQLLALVNMHIQPQRTSPRLPAEILRCDSLQRLLLGFWTFPSDVSHVADVFLPHLHNLNMLRIDMSDHDLECLVAASPVLKTLLLAQNKPKHVRLRSQSLNCVVVGGSPVKEVVMETPLLDRLILVEPPPSAVGGAGMRVKITCAPNLRVFGYLEPRAHKLQIGDDVIEPNIMVSPRTVLPGVKILALKVNFGVFEEVNMLASFLRCFPNVDMLHIESLLHDPSVPGYEPTGEHHAKFWLEASPIKCLRSHVKRMVIHKYQGHQNEFEFLKFISKDALELQSLVLVPPKEQNSLPNEKSSDLTVNDPFRCSMHG
- the LOC125536427 gene encoding putative F-box/FBD/LRR-repeat protein At3g49480 isoform X1; translated protein: MAEGAAPLLPTAGYDGEDRFSALPDDLLRAIISSGLPVTDAARTTALARRWRHIWHSTPLVLDDVELHGSARDAIVSRVLADHPGPFRAVRLAGCRFASLDHNLAEWPRLLVTKGIQLLALVNMHIQPQRTSPRLPAEILRCDSLQRLLLGFWTFPSDVSHVADVFLPHLHNLNMLRIDMSDHDLECLVAASPVLKTLLLAQNKPKHVRLRSQSLNCVVVGGSPVKEVVMETPLLDRLILVEPPPSAVGGAGMRVKITCAPNLRVFGYLEPRAHKLQIGDDVIEPNIMVSPRTVLPGVKILALKVNFGVFEEVNMLASFLRCFPNVDMLHIESLLHDPSVPGYEPTGEHHAKFWLEASPIKCLRSHVKRMVIHKYQGHQNEFEFLKFISKDALELQSLVLVPPKEQNSLPNEVNEMIDRLGCPRFRAWASKVLLVLTKVDIGFILQKSSDLTVNDPFRCSMHG